One stretch of Cellulomonas wangsupingiae DNA includes these proteins:
- the rplX gene encoding 50S ribosomal protein L24, producing the protein MAKIKKGDLVVVISGRDKGQQGRVLEVLPETQRVVVEGVQRVQKHTKAGQTARGTRTGGIETIEAPIHISNVMLVDPETKKGTRVGYRTEQVERDGRTRNVRVRVAKRSGKDI; encoded by the coding sequence ATGGCCAAGATCAAGAAGGGCGACCTCGTCGTCGTCATCTCGGGCCGGGACAAGGGCCAGCAGGGGCGCGTCCTCGAGGTCCTCCCCGAGACCCAGCGCGTCGTCGTGGAGGGCGTCCAGCGTGTGCAGAAGCACACGAAGGCCGGCCAGACCGCGCGCGGTACCCGTACCGGTGGCATCGAGACGATCGAGGCCCCCATCCACATCAGCAACGTGATGCTCGTGGACCCGGAGACCAAGAAGGGCACCCGGGTCGGCTACCGCACCGAGCAGGTCGAGCGCGACGGACGCACGCGCAACGTGCGCGTCCGCGTCGCCAAGCGCTCCGGTAAGGACATCTGA
- the rpmD gene encoding 50S ribosomal protein L30, producing the protein MARLKVTQTRSAIGGKQNQRDTLRTLGLKRIGDVVVKEDRPEIRGMVKTVTHLVAVEEVE; encoded by the coding sequence ATGGCGCGCCTGAAGGTGACCCAGACCCGTTCCGCCATCGGCGGGAAGCAGAACCAGCGCGACACGCTGCGCACCCTGGGCCTGAAGCGGATCGGCGACGTCGTCGTCAAGGAGGACCGTCCTGAGATCCGCGGCATGGTCAAGACGGTGACGCACCTCGTCGCGGTCGAGGAGGTCGAGTGA
- the rplF gene encoding 50S ribosomal protein L6, whose product MSRIGRIPVPVPAGVDVSIDDRLVTVTGPKGTLSHTIAAPLTVDRDDAGALVVTRPDDERLSRSLHGLTRTLLANLVTGVTEGYTKKLEIVGTGYRVTAKGDNLEFALGFSHPVVVEPPAGITFAVEAPTRFSVQGIDKQQVGEVAANIRKIRKPEPYKGKGVRYAGENVRRKVGKAGK is encoded by the coding sequence ATGTCTCGAATCGGCAGGATCCCCGTCCCGGTACCGGCCGGCGTCGATGTCAGCATCGACGACCGCCTCGTGACGGTCACGGGCCCCAAGGGCACGCTCAGCCACACGATCGCCGCGCCCCTCACGGTGGACCGCGACGACGCGGGCGCCCTCGTGGTGACGCGTCCCGACGACGAGCGCCTCTCGCGCTCGCTGCACGGCCTGACCCGCACGCTGCTGGCCAACCTGGTCACCGGCGTCACGGAGGGCTACACCAAGAAGCTCGAGATCGTCGGCACGGGTTACCGCGTCACGGCGAAGGGCGACAACCTCGAGTTCGCGCTCGGCTTCAGCCACCCCGTCGTCGTCGAGCCGCCGGCGGGCATCACGTTCGCCGTCGAGGCGCCGACCCGCTTCTCGGTGCAGGGCATCGACAAGCAGCAGGTGGGCGAGGTCGCCGCGAACATCCGCAAGATCCGCAAGCCTGAGCCGTACAAGGGCAAGGGCGTGCGGTACGCGGGCGAGAACGTGCGCCGCAAGGTCGGAAAGGCTGGGAAGTAA
- the rplO gene encoding 50S ribosomal protein L15, giving the protein MADDKKADDKTTETTAPKAKAPAKKAAAKAETAPAAEKKTATKASSAKASSAKSASAKAESSAAADKAPAKADKAPAKKAPTAAAKAAAEAAAQPGGGGTLKVHHLRPAPGAKTAKTRVGRGEASKGKTAGRGTKGTKARYQVPDRFEGGQMPLHMRLPKLRGFKNPFRVEYQVVNLDKISALYPDGGDVTVADLVAKGAVRKGQPVKVLGDGELTVKVAVDVDKCSASAKDKIEAAGGSVAQG; this is encoded by the coding sequence ATGGCCGACGACAAGAAGGCCGACGACAAGACGACGGAGACCACGGCCCCCAAGGCCAAGGCTCCGGCGAAGAAGGCCGCCGCCAAGGCGGAGACGGCTCCTGCTGCGGAGAAGAAGACGGCCACCAAGGCGTCCTCCGCGAAGGCGTCCTCCGCGAAGTCGGCGTCCGCCAAGGCGGAGTCCTCCGCCGCGGCGGACAAGGCCCCGGCGAAGGCCGACAAGGCCCCGGCGAAGAAGGCTCCGACGGCTGCCGCGAAGGCTGCCGCCGAGGCCGCTGCCCAGCCCGGCGGCGGCGGCACCCTCAAGGTGCACCACCTCCGTCCGGCTCCGGGCGCCAAGACCGCCAAGACCCGCGTGGGTCGTGGCGAGGCGTCCAAGGGCAAGACCGCCGGCCGCGGTACCAAGGGCACCAAGGCCCGGTACCAGGTGCCGGACCGCTTCGAGGGTGGGCAGATGCCGCTGCACATGCGGCTGCCCAAGCTCCGCGGCTTCAAGAACCCGTTCCGCGTCGAGTACCAGGTCGTCAACCTGGACAAGATCTCGGCGCTGTACCCCGACGGTGGCGACGTGACGGTCGCCGACCTGGTCGCCAAGGGTGCGGTCCGCAAGGGCCAGCCCGTCAAGGTGCTGGGTGACGGCGAGCTGACCGTCAAGGTCGCCGTGGACGTGGACAAGTGCTCCGCGTCCGCGAAGGACAAGATCGAGGCCGCCGGCGGGAGCGTCGCGCAGGGCTGA
- the rplV gene encoding 50S ribosomal protein L22: MEAKAKARFVRVTPQKARRVVDLIRGKQAAEAVAVLKFAPQAAAEPVLKTVQSAVANAVEGAKRNSERLDEADLFISEVFVDEGPTLKRFRPRAQGRAGRINKRTSHITVVVSQREKATSTKGGTR; encoded by the coding sequence ATGGAAGCCAAGGCGAAGGCGCGGTTCGTCCGCGTCACGCCCCAGAAGGCCCGCCGCGTCGTGGACCTCATCCGTGGCAAGCAGGCGGCCGAGGCCGTGGCGGTGCTGAAGTTCGCGCCGCAGGCCGCGGCAGAGCCCGTCCTCAAGACGGTGCAGTCCGCGGTCGCGAATGCGGTCGAGGGGGCCAAGCGCAACAGCGAGCGCCTCGACGAGGCAGACCTCTTCATTTCCGAGGTCTTCGTCGACGAGGGCCCGACGCTCAAGCGTTTCCGTCCGCGCGCGCAGGGTCGCGCCGGTCGGATCAACAAGCGCACGAGCCACATCACGGTCGTCGTCTCGCAGCGCGAGAAGGCGACGTCCACCAAGGGAGGGACCCGCTAG
- a CDS encoding prealbumin-like fold domain-containing protein — translation MRENTTAGRRARLRRRTTRTAASIALALVLAPVVGVATAPSAAAVPVTIGPVEADLRGHRGTDGNGTLVPATDNAAAGCVRYSPAPGTPSRAEVRVGHGREQVDSRMRVFVWGAWSHHSTQCPDVLGTERSWDDGRLLLPTEYRTAGQSTLGFAPATVASVPTGTSFLVGTLRYANNPTQSVASHYEGALGLRLGTRGTLAPTYVLRDTAAGDDTLAFGDLTRTFPVVHDGIEHRLTVEGFTAAGSGAGCGAAPTGTPTTGVTAPHGAVTTACLWARLDQVRPLTIVQQAAAVGDAPASVPPGFSVTAERGAAPAARYTLSPTAVTGPGSTVSTAAGTVLARRERVVLTADAPAASWELSSITCRDGRGAVLAPGATVGPGARSVVLENVPEAATAAAAPLVCTFVSSYVAPTTLTLVGVAVPEGAAPGAGVPTAGWEFTVDALGAAPLVTGPGGSAAATVAVPDATRVVRVTEAVPAGYVVDTVTCRRDDGGAAAVTATGNPYDVRLERGRSHTCTVVNLRPGVEVVTQTFLADDTAFASPIPTGERRPAGTHIVRRYTVRNTGQTTLVDIRLRDAYAAVTVGGATTTGDAAIACPGRTDIPAGTSVTIPSLAPGQEIGCRSRGVL, via the coding sequence ATGCGAGAGAACACGACAGCAGGGCGCCGCGCGCGCCTGCGTCGGCGCACGACGAGGACGGCCGCGTCGATCGCGCTGGCCCTGGTCCTCGCGCCGGTGGTCGGCGTCGCCACGGCGCCCTCCGCTGCCGCTGTTCCCGTCACCATCGGCCCCGTCGAGGCCGATCTGAGGGGTCACCGCGGAACCGACGGCAACGGCACCCTCGTGCCGGCGACGGACAACGCGGCTGCCGGCTGCGTCAGGTACTCGCCGGCGCCCGGGACCCCGTCGAGGGCCGAGGTGCGCGTGGGGCACGGTCGGGAGCAGGTGGACTCCCGCATGCGCGTGTTCGTCTGGGGCGCCTGGAGCCACCACTCCACCCAGTGCCCGGACGTGCTCGGCACCGAGCGGAGCTGGGACGACGGCCGCCTCCTGCTGCCGACCGAGTACCGCACCGCGGGGCAGAGCACGCTCGGGTTCGCGCCCGCCACCGTCGCGTCGGTCCCGACCGGCACCTCGTTCCTCGTCGGCACCCTCCGGTACGCCAACAACCCCACCCAGTCCGTCGCGTCGCACTACGAGGGTGCCCTGGGGCTGCGCCTCGGCACGCGCGGCACCCTGGCGCCGACGTACGTGCTGCGCGACACGGCGGCAGGCGACGACACCCTGGCGTTCGGTGACCTCACGCGCACGTTCCCGGTGGTCCACGACGGCATCGAGCACAGGCTCACCGTGGAGGGCTTCACGGCCGCCGGGTCCGGCGCCGGCTGCGGTGCAGCACCGACCGGCACCCCCACGACGGGCGTGACCGCACCGCACGGTGCGGTCACCACCGCGTGCCTGTGGGCGCGGCTGGACCAGGTGCGGCCCCTGACGATCGTCCAGCAGGCCGCCGCGGTGGGTGACGCACCCGCGTCGGTACCGCCGGGCTTCTCCGTCACGGCGGAGCGCGGCGCCGCACCGGCGGCCAGGTACACGCTGTCGCCGACGGCCGTCACCGGCCCGGGGAGCACCGTGTCGACCGCCGCGGGCACGGTCCTCGCGCGACGCGAGCGCGTCGTGCTCACCGCGGACGCACCGGCGGCCTCGTGGGAGCTCTCCTCGATCACCTGCCGGGACGGGCGGGGCGCCGTGCTGGCGCCGGGCGCCACGGTCGGTCCCGGCGCGCGCAGCGTCGTGCTGGAGAACGTCCCGGAGGCCGCGACGGCCGCTGCCGCCCCGCTCGTCTGCACCTTCGTCAGCAGCTACGTGGCACCCACGACCCTCACCCTCGTCGGCGTGGCGGTGCCCGAGGGCGCGGCGCCGGGCGCGGGGGTACCGACCGCGGGCTGGGAGTTCACGGTCGACGCGCTGGGTGCGGCCCCGCTCGTCACCGGACCCGGCGGCTCCGCCGCGGCGACGGTCGCCGTGCCCGACGCGACGCGCGTCGTGCGCGTGACGGAGGCGGTGCCCGCCGGCTACGTCGTCGACACCGTGACCTGCCGCCGCGACGACGGCGGCGCGGCGGCCGTGACCGCCACCGGGAACCCGTACGACGTCAGGCTGGAGCGCGGACGCAGCCACACGTGCACCGTGGTGAACCTGCGGCCCGGTGTCGAGGTCGTCACGCAGACGTTCCTGGCCGACGACACGGCGTTCGCGTCGCCGATCCCCACCGGCGAGCGGCGGCCCGCCGGGACGCACATCGTCCGGCGGTACACGGTGCGCAACACCGGCCAGACCACCCTCGTCGACATCCGGCTGCGTGACGCCTACGCCGCCGTCACCGTCGGCGGGGCCACGACCACGGGCGACGCCGCCATCGCGTGCCCGGGACGCACCGACATCCCCGCCGGGACGTCCGTCACCATCCCGTCCCTGGCCCCCGGCCAGGAGATCGGCTGCCGGTCCAGGGGGGTGCTGTGA
- the rpsH gene encoding 30S ribosomal protein S8: MTMTDPIADFLTRLRNANSAHHDTVTIPFSKLKSHVAEILQAEGYISGWTVEDAPVGKNLTITLKYGPNRERALAGVKRVSKPGLRVYAKSTNLPKVLGGLGVAILSTSSGLLTDKQAAKKGVGGEVLAYVW; this comes from the coding sequence ATGACCATGACCGACCCGATCGCAGACTTCCTGACGCGTCTGCGCAACGCGAACTCGGCGCACCACGACACGGTGACGATCCCGTTCTCGAAGCTCAAGAGCCACGTCGCCGAGATCCTGCAGGCCGAGGGCTACATCTCCGGCTGGACCGTCGAGGACGCCCCCGTGGGCAAGAACCTCACGATCACGCTGAAGTACGGCCCCAACCGCGAGCGTGCGCTCGCCGGCGTCAAGCGCGTGTCCAAGCCGGGCCTGCGCGTGTACGCGAAGTCGACCAACCTGCCGAAGGTGCTCGGCGGCCTGGGCGTGGCGATCCTGTCCACGTCCTCCGGCCTCCTGACCGACAAGCAGGCCGCCAAGAAGGGCGTGGGTGGGGAAGTCCTCGCCTACGTCTGGTAA
- the rpsQ gene encoding 30S ribosomal protein S17 — translation MTTKHEHTTATSDHRAYRKTRRGYVVSDKMDKTVVVEVEDRVKHPLYGKVIRRTSKVKAHDELNTAGVGDLVEIMETRPLSATKRWRLVEVLEKAK, via the coding sequence ATGACCACGAAGCACGAGCACACGACGGCCACGTCGGACCACCGCGCGTACCGTAAGACCCGTCGCGGCTACGTCGTGTCCGACAAGATGGACAAGACCGTCGTCGTCGAGGTCGAGGACCGCGTCAAGCACCCGCTGTACGGCAAGGTCATCCGCCGGACCAGCAAGGTCAAGGCTCACGACGAGCTGAACACCGCCGGCGTCGGCGACCTGGTCGAGATCATGGAGACCCGGCCGCTGTCGGCGACGAAGCGCTGGCGTCTCGTCGAGGTCCTCGAGAAGGCCAAGTAA
- the rplP gene encoding 50S ribosomal protein L16, producing the protein MLIPRRLKHRKQHHPGRSGAATGGTTISFGEYGIQALEPAYVTNRQIEAARIAMTRHIKRGGKVWINIYPDRPLTKKPAETRMGSGKGSPEWWIANVKPGRVLFELAGVPEPLAREAMRRAQHKLPMKTRFIVREGGN; encoded by the coding sequence GTGCTGATCCCGCGCAGGCTGAAGCACCGCAAGCAGCACCACCCCGGGCGCTCCGGCGCCGCCACGGGTGGCACGACGATCTCGTTCGGTGAGTACGGCATCCAGGCTCTCGAGCCGGCCTACGTCACGAACCGGCAGATCGAGGCTGCGCGTATCGCCATGACCCGCCACATCAAGCGTGGGGGGAAGGTCTGGATCAACATCTACCCGGACCGTCCCCTGACGAAGAAGCCCGCCGAGACCCGCATGGGTTCCGGCAAGGGCTCGCCCGAGTGGTGGATCGCCAACGTCAAGCCGGGCCGAGTTCTCTTCGAGCTCGCCGGTGTCCCGGAGCCGCTCGCGCGTGAGGCCATGCGTCGCGCGCAGCACAAGCTCCCGATGAAGACACGTTTCATCGTGCGCGAGGGTGGTAACTGA
- a CDS encoding type Z 30S ribosomal protein S14, which produces MAKTALINKAAAKPKFAVRGYTRCQRCGRPHSVYRKFGLCRICVREMAHRGELPGVTKSSW; this is translated from the coding sequence ATGGCGAAGACCGCTCTGATCAACAAGGCGGCCGCGAAGCCGAAGTTCGCGGTCCGCGGGTACACGCGCTGCCAGAGGTGCGGTCGCCCGCACTCGGTGTACCGCAAGTTCGGCCTGTGCCGGATCTGCGTGCGGGAGATGGCCCACCGTGGCGAGCTCCCCGGCGTGACCAAGAGCAGCTGGTAA
- the rpsC gene encoding 30S ribosomal protein S3: MGQKVNPLGYRLGITTDHRSRWFADSTKPGQRYRDYVREDVQIRKLMSTGLERAGIAKVEIERTRDRVRVDIHTARPGIVIGRRGAEADRIRGELEKLTGKQVQLNILEVKNAEIEAQLVAQGIAEQLASRVSFRRAMRKGIQSAQRAGAKGIRVQVSGRLGGAEMSRTEFYREGRVPLHTLRANIDYGFFEARTTFGRIGVKVWVYKGDMTEKEWAREQASQAPRPSRGGPRGDRGDRGGDRGGDRGPRGGGRRPERQDAPAAPAAEQAPAAEAPTESGTEA; the protein is encoded by the coding sequence GTGGGACAGAAGGTCAACCCGCTCGGGTACCGCCTCGGCATCACGACCGACCACCGGTCGCGGTGGTTCGCGGACTCGACGAAGCCGGGCCAGCGGTACCGCGACTACGTGCGCGAGGACGTGCAGATCCGCAAGCTCATGAGCACGGGTCTGGAGCGCGCCGGCATCGCCAAGGTCGAGATCGAGCGCACGCGTGACCGTGTGCGCGTCGACATCCACACCGCCCGCCCGGGCATCGTCATCGGGCGTCGTGGCGCGGAGGCCGACCGCATCCGCGGCGAGCTCGAGAAGCTCACGGGCAAGCAGGTGCAGCTGAACATCCTCGAGGTCAAGAACGCCGAGATCGAGGCTCAGCTCGTCGCCCAGGGCATCGCCGAGCAGCTGGCGAGCCGTGTCTCGTTCCGCCGTGCCATGCGCAAGGGCATCCAGTCGGCTCAGCGCGCCGGTGCCAAGGGCATCCGCGTGCAGGTCTCCGGCCGCCTCGGTGGCGCGGAGATGAGCCGTACGGAGTTCTACCGCGAGGGTCGTGTGCCGCTGCACACGCTGCGCGCGAACATCGACTACGGCTTCTTCGAGGCCCGCACGACCTTCGGCCGCATCGGCGTGAAGGTCTGGGTCTACAAGGGCGACATGACGGAGAAGGAGTGGGCGCGCGAGCAGGCCTCGCAGGCTCCCCGTCCTTCCCGCGGCGGCCCGCGTGGCGACCGTGGTGACCGTGGGGGTGACCGCGGCGGCGACCGTGGGCCTCGCGGTGGCGGTCGTCGTCCCGAGCGTCAGGACGCTCCCGCAGCACCGGCCGCCGAGCAGGCGCCCGCTGCGGAGGCGCCCACCGAGTCCGGAACGGAGGCCTGA
- the rpsE gene encoding 30S ribosomal protein S5 codes for MAAPQRSNTGAGGTGGDRRDGGRRDGGRRGDAAEKSAFVERVVTINRVAKVVKGGRRFSFTALVVVGDGDGTVGVGYGKAKEVPAAIAKGVEEAKKNFFRVPRIQGTIPHPVQGEKAAGVVFLRPASPGTGVIAGGPVRAVLECAGIHDVLSKSLGSSNAINIVHATVEALRSLEEPEAVAARRGLPLDHVAPHSLLRAQAEGRAAAVAAKAGA; via the coding sequence ATGGCTGCTCCTCAGCGCAGCAACACCGGTGCCGGTGGCACCGGCGGCGACCGCCGGGACGGCGGCCGTCGTGACGGCGGGCGGCGCGGTGACGCCGCCGAGAAGAGCGCGTTCGTCGAGCGCGTCGTGACGATCAACCGTGTCGCCAAGGTCGTCAAGGGCGGCCGCCGGTTCAGCTTCACCGCGCTCGTCGTGGTGGGCGACGGTGACGGCACGGTCGGTGTCGGCTACGGCAAGGCCAAGGAGGTGCCCGCGGCGATCGCCAAGGGCGTCGAGGAGGCGAAGAAGAACTTCTTCCGCGTCCCGCGCATCCAGGGCACCATCCCTCACCCCGTCCAGGGTGAGAAGGCCGCCGGTGTCGTGTTCCTGCGTCCCGCGTCGCCGGGTACCGGTGTGATCGCCGGTGGTCCGGTGCGTGCGGTGCTCGAGTGCGCCGGCATCCACGACGTGCTCAGCAAGTCGCTCGGGTCGTCCAACGCGATCAACATCGTGCACGCCACGGTCGAGGCCCTGCGCTCCCTCGAGGAGCCCGAGGCCGTGGCCGCCCGTCGTGGGCTGCCGCTCGACCACGTCGCGCCGCACTCGCTGCTGCGGGCGCAGGCCGAGGGCCGTGCCGCCGCGGTGGCCGCGAAGGCAGGTGCGTGA
- the rplN gene encoding 50S ribosomal protein L14 gives MIQQESRLRVADNTGAKEILCIRVLGGSGRRYAGIGDVIVATVKDAIPGGNVKKGDVVKAVIVRTRKERRRPDGSYIKFDENAAVILKNDGEPRGTRIFGPVGRELRDKKFMKIISLAPEVI, from the coding sequence ATGATCCAGCAGGAGTCGCGACTGCGTGTCGCCGACAACACGGGTGCCAAGGAGATCCTCTGCATCCGTGTGCTCGGCGGCTCAGGCCGCCGCTACGCCGGTATCGGTGACGTCATCGTCGCCACCGTCAAGGACGCCATCCCCGGCGGCAACGTCAAGAAGGGCGACGTCGTCAAGGCGGTCATCGTGCGCACCCGCAAGGAGCGCCGGCGTCCCGACGGCTCGTACATCAAGTTCGACGAGAACGCCGCGGTGATCCTCAAGAACGACGGCGAGCCGCGCGGCACGCGCATCTTCGGCCCCGTGGGTCGCGAGCTGCGCGACAAGAAGTTCATGAAGATCATCTCGCTCGCTCCGGAGGTGATCTGA
- a CDS encoding signal peptidase I: MNRPRTARRRVLPTVLSVLSTAAVVVVLTLAVALALVPRLLDGVALTVLTGSMVPTYEPGDVVVVRGVKDVPAEIEVGDVVSFQPFPEDPTLVTHRVVAVRSTSDGPRWVTRGDANDTDDEPLRPEQIKAEVVYHVPDVGHVMVAVGAHRSTVVMAGAAVLLVYGAWMVLSPDRGRRQARADGAAATDGTASDEDRRAADVDA; the protein is encoded by the coding sequence ATGAACCGGCCCCGCACCGCGCGCCGCCGCGTCCTGCCGACCGTCCTGTCGGTGCTCAGCACGGCCGCGGTCGTCGTGGTGCTCACACTGGCCGTCGCGCTGGCGCTGGTCCCGCGGCTACTCGACGGCGTCGCGCTCACCGTCCTCACCGGGTCGATGGTGCCGACCTACGAGCCCGGTGACGTCGTCGTCGTCCGCGGCGTGAAGGACGTGCCGGCCGAGATCGAGGTGGGCGACGTCGTGTCGTTCCAGCCCTTCCCGGAGGACCCCACGCTCGTCACGCACCGCGTGGTCGCCGTCCGCTCGACGTCCGACGGCCCGCGCTGGGTGACGCGCGGTGACGCCAACGACACCGACGACGAGCCCCTGCGCCCGGAGCAGATCAAGGCCGAGGTCGTCTACCACGTGCCCGACGTCGGGCACGTCATGGTGGCCGTCGGCGCCCACCGCTCCACGGTCGTCATGGCGGGCGCCGCCGTCCTGCTGGTGTACGGCGCGTGGATGGTGCTCAGCCCCGACCGGGGGCGTCGTCAGGCGCGCGCGGACGGTGCCGCAGCCACGGACGGGACCGCGTCCGACGAGGACCGGCGCGCCGCGGACGTCGACGCATGA
- a CDS encoding alternate-type signal peptide domain-containing protein, with protein MNKKTKGVLAGVAGIALLAGGTTFATWSETLTQNGATITSGKLDITGVSTPVWYDVTAGRSDAAATTPVTGRAGHTIDLATWRTVPGDSAEATYSFDVALEGDNLAAQLDVSNLRVVAANGGTAAFKIYDGNRNEITSKLVGGKLTFVGPDAGADLRGAAGNVAVDKTTAADVHVVVTVDFASDKAADMSATVYQLGEVGVSLTQVAGA; from the coding sequence ATGAACAAGAAGACCAAGGGCGTCCTCGCCGGTGTCGCCGGCATCGCGCTGCTCGCGGGCGGCACCACGTTCGCGACGTGGAGCGAGACCCTCACGCAGAACGGCGCCACCATCACCTCCGGAAAGCTCGACATCACGGGTGTCAGCACGCCGGTCTGGTACGACGTGACGGCCGGCCGGTCGGACGCCGCCGCGACCACCCCGGTGACGGGGCGTGCCGGGCACACGATCGACCTGGCGACGTGGCGCACCGTCCCGGGTGACAGCGCGGAGGCGACGTACTCGTTCGACGTGGCGCTCGAGGGCGACAACCTCGCCGCGCAGCTCGACGTCTCGAACCTCCGGGTCGTCGCCGCGAACGGTGGCACCGCGGCGTTCAAGATCTACGACGGCAACAGGAACGAGATCACGAGCAAGCTCGTCGGCGGCAAGCTGACGTTCGTGGGCCCCGACGCCGGCGCCGACCTGCGCGGCGCGGCCGGCAACGTGGCGGTCGACAAGACGACGGCCGCCGACGTGCACGTGGTCGTGACCGTCGACTTCGCCTCGGACAAGGCGGCGGACATGTCCGCGACCGTCTACCAGCTGGGCGAGGTGGGCGTGAGCCTCACGCAGGTCGCCGGCGCCTGA
- the rpsS gene encoding 30S ribosomal protein S19, whose translation MPRSLKKGPFVDGHLQKKVDAQNESGTKNVIKTWSRRSMITPDFLGHTFAVHDGRKHTPVFVTESMVGHKLGEFAPTRTFRGHEKDDRKGRRR comes from the coding sequence ATGCCTCGCAGCCTCAAGAAGGGCCCGTTCGTCGACGGCCACCTGCAGAAGAAGGTCGACGCGCAGAACGAGTCCGGCACGAAGAACGTCATCAAGACGTGGTCGCGTCGTTCGATGATCACGCCCGACTTCCTCGGCCACACCTTCGCGGTCCACGACGGCCGCAAGCACACCCCGGTGTTCGTGACGGAGTCGATGGTCGGGCACAAGCTCGGCGAGTTCGCCCCCACGCGGACGTTCCGCGGCCACGAGAAGGACGACCGGAAGGGCCGTCGCCGCTGA
- the rplR gene encoding 50S ribosomal protein L18 yields MAIGIKGKGTSIARRRRHLRLRKKVVGTAARPRLVVTRSARHITAQVVDDAIGKTVASASTLEADLRANDGDKTAKAKKVGELIAARAKAVGVEAVVFDRGGNKYHGRVAAVADGAREGGLNL; encoded by the coding sequence ATGGCTATCGGCATCAAGGGCAAGGGCACGTCCATCGCCCGTCGTCGCCGCCACCTGCGCCTTCGCAAGAAGGTCGTCGGTACGGCCGCTCGTCCCCGCCTCGTCGTGACGCGCTCGGCGCGGCACATCACCGCCCAGGTCGTCGACGACGCCATCGGCAAGACCGTCGCGTCCGCGTCGACCCTCGAGGCCGACCTGCGCGCGAACGACGGCGACAAGACCGCCAAGGCGAAGAAGGTCGGCGAGCTCATCGCCGCCCGCGCCAAGGCCGTCGGCGTCGAGGCGGTCGTCTTCGACCGCGGTGGCAACAAGTACCACGGTCGCGTGGCTGCAGTTGCTGACGGCGCCCGCGAGGGTGGTCTGAACCTGTGA
- the rplE gene encoding 50S ribosomal protein L5: MTETTIEAPASPRLKTRYNDEIRSALFEEFGHANINQVARLVKVVVNMGVGEAAKDSKLIEGAIRDLTQITGQKPQVTKARKSIAQFKLREGMPIGAHVTLRGDRAWEFLDRLLSTALPRIRDFRGLSPQQFDGHGNYTFGLVEQSVFHEIDQDKIDRVRGMDITIVTTATTDEEGRALLKRLGFPFKEN, from the coding sequence ATGACCGAGACCACCATCGAGGCTCCGGCCTCCCCGCGCCTCAAGACGCGCTACAACGACGAGATCCGGTCGGCGCTCTTCGAGGAGTTCGGCCACGCGAACATCAACCAGGTCGCGCGACTCGTCAAGGTCGTCGTGAACATGGGTGTCGGCGAGGCCGCGAAGGACTCCAAGCTCATCGAGGGCGCGATCCGCGACCTGACCCAGATCACGGGCCAGAAGCCGCAGGTCACCAAGGCACGCAAGTCCATCGCGCAGTTCAAGCTGCGCGAGGGCATGCCGATCGGCGCGCACGTCACGCTGCGCGGCGACCGTGCCTGGGAGTTCCTCGACCGCCTGCTGTCCACCGCGCTGCCGCGCATCCGTGACTTCCGGGGGCTGTCGCCCCAGCAGTTCGACGGCCACGGGAACTACACGTTCGGCCTCGTGGAGCAGTCCGTGTTCCACGAGATCGACCAGGACAAGATCGACCGTGTCCGCGGTATGGACATCACGATCGTCACGACCGCGACGACGGACGAGGAGGGGCGCGCGCTCCTCAAGCGCCTCGGCTTCCCGTTCAAGGAGAACTGA
- the rpmC gene encoding 50S ribosomal protein L29, translating to MAIGTKELAPTELDTFDDEKLVAELKKAKEELFNLRFQSATGQLESHGRLKAVRRDIARIYTILRERELGIRTAPSAE from the coding sequence ATGGCTATCGGAACCAAGGAGCTGGCTCCCACCGAGCTGGACACCTTCGACGACGAGAAGCTGGTCGCCGAGCTGAAGAAGGCCAAGGAGGAGCTGTTCAACCTCCGCTTCCAGTCCGCGACCGGTCAGCTCGAGAGCCACGGGCGTCTGAAGGCCGTCCGCCGCGACATCGCGCGCATCTACACGATCCTGCGCGAGCGTGAGCTCGGCATCCGTACCGCCCCGAGCGCGGAGTGA